From one Parambassis ranga chromosome 5, fParRan2.1, whole genome shotgun sequence genomic stretch:
- the mus81 gene encoding structure-specific endonuclease subunit MUS81, with the protein MPASESVRWGRKRALPACPNPLFLKWLTELRDEAKEKGLKIQYTYQKAISSLNKYPLPLQNAKEAKILQNFGDGICKLLDEKLQRYYRENGEEQGRERGDIIYINTHKDHVSSAPGQTAPIHSLPCGAPPPVRPNNNNNNNLAPSRKKNAAGDQASDRGGGGGGRKKKREYIPQKRSGGYAVLLTLYRHAQIPGSKGYMFKLELQTEAQHLCDKSFTAPDLGSKYTAWASVSTLIQKNLVIKTHNPARYSLTDEGLALGERLASADQETKEGPEGDGEERGSEAEEQGVGVVDLTGSDEDAEEEEEDRIHVTERAERVAQTAPDPSQVTSRKLVGEPLLPGSYEIILCVDFIETTGGSHHRKQELVKELQRNGVSFDIRKLNVGDFLWVAREKMAPVPGQLRAPEGRELVLDYIIERKRMDDLCGSIIDGRFREQKFRLKRCGLRRPIYLVEECGTAASHLSLPETTLQQAIVNTQVVDGFFVKRVQDVRESAAYLTVMTRYLTKLYQGRTLVCRSRELEGDGGSEEEDRGSPSGALISFAEFNYSAVKNKCQTVREVFARQLMQISGLSGDKAAAILEQYSTPHSLLTAYGQCASEAEKEKLLSSIRYGKLKRNLGPALSRTVYQLYCTQGALS; encoded by the exons ATGCCCGCTTCGGAGTCGGTCCGGTGGGGTCGGAAACGCGCCCTGCCCGCCTGCCCGAACCCGCTGTTCCTGAAGTGGCTGACCGAGCTCCGGGACGAGGCGAAGGAGAAAGGCCTGAAGATCCAGTACACCTACCAGAAG GCCATCAGTTCCTTGAATAAATACCCTCTGCCGCTGCAGAACGCCAAAGAAGCAAAGATCCTCCAGAACTTTGGGGACGGCATCTGTAAGCTCCTGGATGAAAAGCTGCAGCGGTACTACAGAGAGAACGGTGAGGAGCAGGGAAGGGAAAGAGGTGACAtcatttacatcaacacacataAAGATCATGTATCTTCTGCTCCAGGTCAAACCGCTCCTATCCACTCGCTCCCTTGTGGAGCGCCCCCTCCTGTCagaccaaacaacaacaacaacaacaacctggcTCCCTCCAGAAAG AAGAACGCTGCTGGTGACCAAGCGAGTgaccgaggaggaggaggaggaggcaggaaaaagaagagggagTATATTCCTCAGAAGAGGTCTGGAGGATACGCCGTCCTCCTCACTCTGTACAGACACGCACAG aTTCCAGGCAGCAAAGGCTACATGTTCAAGCTGGAACTACAGACAGAAGCTCAGCACCTGTGTGACAAGTCTTTCACCGCG CCTGACCTGGGAAGCAAGTACACAGCATGGGCGTCAGTCAGCACTCTGATTCAAAAAAACCTGGTGATCAAGACTCACAATCCTGCGAG GTATTCTCTGACTGATGAAGGTCTGGCTTTGGGTGAGCGGCTGGCATCAGCAGACCAGGAGACCAAAGAAGGGCCAGAGGGCGACGGAGAGGAGCGAGGGAGCGAAGCAGAGGAACAAGGCGTCGGAGTTGTTGATCTGACAGGAAGCGATGAagatgcagaggaggaggaggaggacagaataCA TGTCACGGAGAGAGCCGAGCGTGTCGCCCAGACGGCGCCTGACCCGTCACAAGTGACGAGCAGAAAGCTGGTCGGCGAGCCTCTCCTGCCGGGAAGCTACGAGATCATCCTGTGTGTTGACTTCATTGAGACTACGGG CGGCAGCCATCACCGCAAGCAGGAGCTGGTCAAAGAGCTGCAGAGGAACGGGGTCAGCTTTGACATCAGGAAGCTGAACGTGGGAGACTTCCTGTGGGTGGCTCGGGAAAAGATGGCGCCCGTTCCAG GTCAGCTGCGGGCGCCTGAAGGCAGGGAGCTCGTCCTGGATTACATCattgagaggaagaggatggacgACCTGTGTGGAAGCATCATCGACGGACGCTTCAGGGAGCAGAAG TTCCGTCTGAAGCGCTGCGGCCTCCGCAGGCCCATCTACCTGGTGGAGGAGTGCGGAACAGCTGCTTCTCACCTGAGTTTACCTGAGACAACGCTGCAGCAGGCCATCGTCAACACGCAG gtTGTCGATGGCTTCTTTGTGAAGAGGGTGCAGGATGTGAGAGAGTCTGCGGCTTACCTCACCGTCATGACGCGATACCTGACCAAACTGTACCAg GGTCGTACGCTGGTCTGTCGCTCCAGAGAGCTGGAGGGTGACGGtggaagcgaggaagaggaCAGAGGCAGTCCCTCCGGCGCTCTCATTTCATTTGCAGAGTTCAACTACAGTGCGGTCAAGAACAag TGTCAGACGGTGAGAGAAGTGTTCGCCCGACAGTTGATGCAGATCAGCGGTTTATCAGGAGACAAAGCAGCCGCCATACTGGAGCAgtacagcactccacacag TCTGCTGACGGCCTACGGTCAGTGTGCCAGCGAAGCCGAGAAAGAGAAGCTGCTCTCCTCCATCCGATACGGAAAGCTGAAAAG AAACCTGGGTCCAGCTCTGAGCAGAACTGTTTATCAGCTGTACTGCACACAAGGAGCGCTGTCATGA
- the LOC114435413 gene encoding LOW QUALITY PROTEIN: transmembrane protein 185A (The sequence of the model RefSeq protein was modified relative to this genomic sequence to represent the inferred CDS: inserted 2 bases in 2 codons; deleted 3 bases in 3 codons; substituted 1 base at 1 genomic stop codon) has translation MSKFLIYSCLLLFSVLLSLRLDGVIQXSYWAVFTPIWLWKLLVIIGASVGTGVWAHNPQYRAEGETCVEFKAMLIAVGLHVLLLMFEVLVCDRVARGSYFWLLVFMPLFFVSPVSVAACVWGFRHDRSLELEVLCSVNILQFIFIALRLDRIISWPWLVVCVPLWILMSFLCLVVLYYIIWSVLFLRSIDIIAEQRRTHITMAISWMTIVVPLLTFEVSCYCISFLVHKLDDHNNLSYVCVFVPPWLSLLTLIATTFGQKGGEPLXGGSHRKDFCHFLLELLPFLREYGNVSYDLQRSEDPEXQPRICPSPSHQPKIAPMFHKKTGVVITQSPGKYFVPPPKLCIDMPD, from the exons ATGAG TAAGTTCCTGATCTactcctgcctgctgctgttctcCGTGTTGCTTTCCTTACGGCTGGATGGAGTCATCC TGAGCTACTGGGCCGTCTTTACCCCAATATGGCTGTGGAAGCTGCTGGTCATCATCGGGGCATCGGTGGGCACTGGAGTCTGGGCCCACAACCCTCAGTACAG GGCTGAAGGCGAGACGTGTGTGGAGTTTAAGGCCATGCTGATAGCGGTTGGGCTCCACGTGTTGTTGCTGATGTTCGAGGTGTTGGTGTGTGACCGG GTGGCGAGAGGAAGCTACTTCTGGCTTCTCGTCTTC atgcctcttttttttgtatcccCCGTTTCGGTAGCAGCATGCGTGTGGGGGTTCAGACACGACCGCTCACTGGAG CTGGAGGTGCTGTGCTCTGTAAATATCCTTCAGTTCATCTTCATTGCTCTGAGGTTGGACCGGATCATCAGCTGGCCCTGGCTG GTGGTCTGTGTCCCCCTGTGGATACTCATGTCCTTCCTGTGCCTCGTTGTGCTTTACTACATCATCTGGTCGGTCCTTTTCCTCCGCTCCATCGACATTATCGCCGAGCAACGGCGAACTCACATCACCATGGCAATCAGCTGGATGACCATCGTTGTGCCACTCCTGACCTTTGAGGTGAGTTGTTATTGTAT ATCCTTTTTGGTGCACAAGCTGGACGACCACAACAATCTGagctacgtgtgtgtgtttgtcccccCTTGGCTCTCCCTGCTCACGCTCATC GCCACCACCTTTGGCCAGAAGGGCGGGGAACCACTGTGA GGTGGTTCGCATCGTAAGGACTTCTGCCACTTCCTGCTGGAGCTCCTCCCCTTCCTGCGAGAGTATGGCAACGTGTCCTACGATCTCCAGCGCAGCGAAGACCCGG GGCAGCCGAGGATCTGCCCGTCCCCGAGCCACCAGCCAAAGATTGCCCCCATGTTCCACAAGAAGACCGGCGTAGTGATCACGCAGAGCCCCGGGAAATACTTCGTCCCACCTCCTAAACTCTGCATCGACATGCCGGACTAA